A genomic segment from Bacteroidia bacterium encodes:
- a CDS encoding polyphosphate polymerase domain-containing protein → MRAELNNILSGFDAITLEQMDAVKLMDRMDTKFIFRNSMLPEYLDQLRKHYRVLEIGGLRGGRYETLYYDTEGFSLYHAHQAGKLNRYKVRSRKYLDSNLCFFEVKFKSNKGRTVKERIKCPTIEEVISGRSADFLAEASPLKAAALCPSAWIYYTRITMVNNNSPERLTLDVDLNVRFGGREKSFSDMVIAEVKQSRSTPSPFIRLMHDRRLREGSISKYCLGVIHTQSNVKINNFKPRLRRINKVIYGKSM, encoded by the coding sequence GTGAGAGCGGAGTTGAATAACATACTTTCTGGCTTTGATGCCATAACGCTGGAGCAGATGGATGCGGTCAAGCTGATGGATCGCATGGATACTAAATTTATCTTCAGGAACAGCATGCTCCCGGAATACCTGGATCAGCTGCGGAAGCATTACCGCGTACTGGAGATTGGCGGGTTACGGGGCGGTCGGTACGAAACGCTATATTACGACACCGAGGGTTTCAGCCTGTATCATGCCCATCAGGCCGGGAAGCTGAACCGGTATAAGGTGAGAAGCCGGAAGTACTTAGATAGTAACCTCTGTTTTTTTGAAGTCAAGTTCAAATCCAATAAGGGACGTACCGTTAAGGAGAGGATCAAATGTCCGACGATCGAGGAAGTAATCAGCGGGCGAAGTGCTGATTTCCTGGCCGAAGCTTCGCCATTGAAAGCAGCTGCCCTCTGTCCGAGTGCATGGATCTATTATACCCGTATTACGATGGTCAACAACAATTCACCGGAGCGGCTCACGCTGGATGTGGATCTGAATGTAAGATTCGGGGGAAGGGAAAAGTCATTTTCAGACATGGTGATCGCCGAAGTAAAGCAAAGCCGTTCAACACCCTCTCCTTTTATCCGGCTGATGCATGACCGCCGGCTTCGGGAGGGGTCTATCAGCAAATACTGCCTGGGAGTGATTCATACTCAGAGCAATGTAAAAATCAATAACTTTAAACCCCGGCTTCGCCGGATCAATAAGGTCATTTATGGAAAAAGTATGTAG